DNA from Frateuria edaphi:
CGACAACCGTTCCAGCCGCGACACCCTGGGCCACCTGCTGCGCCGCGCCGGCCACCGCGTCATCTTTGCCGGCAGCGGCGAGGAAGGCCTGCAGGCGATGGAAGGACCGCACCGCCCGCAACTGGTGCTGCTGGACATGCACATGCCCGACCTCTCCGGCCTGGACGTGCTCGCCCGCTACCGCCAGCGCCATCCCCACGACGGCATGGCCATCGTGGTGCTGAGCGCCGACTCCGATCCCGACGCGATCGAACAGGCCCTGGCCCAGGGCGCCAGCGCCTACCTCACCAAACCGGTCTCGATCGAACGTCTGCTGGGACTGCTGCGCCAGGTCGGCACCAGCGCGCCGAACGTCACGGCCAGCGCGCCATCGCCCGCCGCAGCGGTCGCTGCGCCGCTCGATCCGGGCACGCGCCCGGCCGAAAGCTCGCTCGCCCTGATTTGCCGCATCGCCACGCCCGAGCAACGCCGCACCTACCTGCAGAGCTGGCAGAGCGAGCTGCAGAATGACAACGAAGAGTTCCTCGTCGCCCTGCGTGCGCACGATCACGCCGCCACGTCCGCACGCCTGCATCGTTTGCAGAACGCATTCCTAGTGATGGGACGGAGCGAAGGTGTTCGCCTCTGCTCCCTGCTTCGTGAAACGATCCGCGCGAACGGCGGCGTCGAACCGGCATTGGGTGCGCTGCAGGCCGAGTTGCTCGCGACGGCCTCGATGCTGCGCGACCTGCTGGCGGAAACCCCGCCCGCCAGAAAGGTCGATAACCCCGCGAACCTGCGTCCGGCATCCCTTTAGCAGGCCCTTGCCGCGATCGGTTCAACCTACCCGGGACGCGACCCTCCGTGCGGTGAGGCGATCGGTCTTCACTCGGAAGGCACCCGGGTCCGGTGGTGTGTCACCGCCGCAAACTCTTCCGAAAAGCTCGCGTCGCGCCGAGCGCGGTTTGAGATTCAAGGGAAGGAGTGACAGCAGAAGATGGCGCGCCTGGAGGGATTCGAACCCCCGACCCTTCGGAAGGCATAAGAGGACGCGGCCGGACATCGTCCCGAGCGCCTTGATGTGTTCTTAATCAACACCTTGCGCTCTTCGCGGCCGATCACTCGGCGCGTGCACTGACGCCATTGGAACAGTCCCGGGACACACGGGGTTTTGCGCGGATCGTTCGCAAAACGACCAATGGCCTGCATGTTCGTGCGGCTCTTTGGAGGGTTCCTGACTACCCGCTCGCGGATCCACGAGATATAGGCGGCACGCCAGCCACAGGGGTCCCGGTGATTCACTTTGCCGGTCATACCCGGAATGAGACAGGTCAGCACGTGGGCAGCCAATAAGTACGGAGCGAGGAAGCCAGTCCTCGCCACCCATGGAAACGTGGACGCGCAGCGGCTTACAGACCGGCGGCGTCTCTCGGTGGAACTCCTATTCTCTTAGCGCAAGGAGACGAGACCAGACGTAATCCCAGTTAATGCGCTCCTGTTCCAGGCGCAAGCGCACGCCCCAGCGTCCGGTCGTCAACCCGTGGTAGACGGCCTGCTCGTGGGCGTGGAGATGCTCTATTTCGGTAGCGCGATGAGGGTCTGGCTCGGTGACACAGAGTTCGCGATGTGCCTGCAGCGTCGCCTCATCCATCATTAGCGAATGCACCTGCGGCAGGTGACTGCGCAGCCTGCCGAGAATGGCCAGGCCATGAGTGTCGATGTCACCCCAGTAATACACAGCTTGGGCCTGACGCACCCAAGGGAGTGCGGCTAGCTGCTCCACGGCGTACCCCCGCGCCATCAGCACCACTGCGTCTGGCAGGTCCTGGAAGGCCAGCCCGGTTTGCTTGTTTTCTACGATGAACACACGCCGCACCGGCCACGGCAACGCCGCCAGTTGCTGCCACGGTGCGTGGATGTCGCCCAAGCCGCCGACACATGCCCGCAAGCCTGGATCGAGGATACGAAGGCGCAGCCTGTCGGCATCACGCCGCAGCCCGCTCAGCACCCAGAAATCGGTCTGCGCTTCGGCCGACGGGTGCAACAGGCGAAGCCATTCTCCGATAATGCCAAGATGGCTCTCCAACCATTTGCTGTCCACGCCTACGACCGGGAGTTGGCGCAGGAACAAGCCCGACTGGGGGTGTGCCAGTAGCCAAGTCAGCATATCGATTAGACGGCGATAGTCATCCCCGCCCATGTCGGCAAGCAGGTCGAACTGGCGCCTCAACCGCAGCACCAATGCTGGCCAGCGCGACGCCAGTATCCCGAAACGGGTCTCGGCGCGCTCCCAGCGCTCGCCTTCCCCCAGAATACTCGCCACCATGTCGGCGCCATGCAGCAGCCAGACATCGGGTAGGGACTGGGTGCCGAACAGCGGCCAGCGTCGCTCGATCCAACGCACGTCGCCGCCTCCGCCCCACTGACGCCACAGGCCGCGCCACCGCTCGAAATCCGACCAGGCCGCGCCCGCCTGCTGTTCGCCAGGGGCTCGCAGCGGTATGCGCAGCGGCCATGTGCCAGCGCCCCCTAGCCACTCGCCAGCGCGACGGCACCAGACGGCACGCAATTGCTCTAGTGCCTGCTCAGGATTCCGCATCGGCGCTTTCACGTGCAACGCGCGGCAGGTTTAAGCGTTGGCTTTCGGGGTCGTACTCGATCATCAGCAAGCGCGAATCGTGACGGCCATCGATCTCGACGAAACAGGCGCCGCCGATGAACGGCTCCAGCGTCATCACCGACTTCAACGGCGTGGCCACGATCATCTGAAAGCCGAAGTTCTCGAAGATGCGCATTGCCATGGCCGTAAACTCGTTGTCGGCTTTGTCGAACGCCTCGTCCAGTACCACCGCCGCGTACTGCGGCAGACCGCCGTCGTCGTCGCCGAGCTGATAGCGCAGCGCGGCGGCCAGGCAGGTGGTGGCCAGCTTCTGCCGCTGACCGCCGGACTTGCCAGCACCGCTGCGATAGACCTCCAGTTGGCGACCGCTTTGCGCGTCAAGCTCTTCGCCGATGAACTCCACGTGCAGGCGCACGTCCAGCACCTGCTCACGCCAGCGCTTATGCTCAGGATCGGTCGAGGCCAGCCTTGCAACCAGTTTGCGCAGGCCCTCGAACTGCGCCTCGGCGCGCTCGTGATCGTCGGTTTTCTGGTTGCCCAGGACGGTGGCCAACTGCTGGCGGAACTCGACCACCTCCGGCAAGCGGCGATCTTCCGGCTTGATCTGCAAGATGCTGCCGCGGTTGAACGGCACGGTCTCCAGGCTGGCGTTAACATCCTCCAAGCGCGCACGGATCGCCGTATGCGCCTGCTTGATGTATTGCTGCAAGGCGACCAGGTTCTGCCCGCTCTGGGTACGCAGCATCTCGAAGAAGCGTGCCTCGTGCGCGGGCAAGCCGTCGCGTTCGAGGCGGTCCAGTCGGGAAAAGAAGTCCGCCGCGCTTTCCAAGTTGGCCTGTACGTCGCCGGCGTCCTGCGCCCAGCGGCGGCGGAAGGTTTCGAAGCAGGTGACGATGTGATGGGTGTGCTCGGCGGCTTCGGCTTCCAGCGTGCCGATGCTTTGGTTGAGCGCGCGTTCCATCTCCAGCGTGCGCTCGGCCAAGTTACCTAGAGTGAGTGGCGTACCCGCTTGACAGCGGGTATCCAGGCCTTGTTGCTGCAGCGGCGTCAGCGGCTTGGCCACCACGTCCTCGGCGCAACGGGCACGCTCCTTGTCCAGCCGGCCATGTTCACGCTGGTGGTCGCGGCGCTGGTCCCGTACGTCGTCGAGAAGGCGCTTCGCATCGGCGGCCTGCTTTTCCGCCACCTCGATGCGCTTGCCCAGATCGCGGAGCGCCGTATTGCCTTCGCGCAACTCGTTAAGCGCGGCCTCGATCGTATCCAGCCGCGTGAGCAGGGGCGCAACGTCGATATCGCTCCAGCGCAGGTTGGCCAATGATTGCGCCGCAGCAGCGTGGCTGGTTTGTTGCTTGCGCTCGGCATTGACCAGCGCAATCTCGTGGTCGGCGTTGGCGATCTGCCGCGCCAGCGTGCCAGCCTCGGCCTTGTACAGCGCTAACTTGGCGCGGTTGTCGAAGCCTAGCGCCCACTGGCGGCGGTCATCGACGGCGTGACGGTCATCCTTCTCGTGCCGGCTGCGGCCATGCTTGATCTGGCCTTGCGCGGTGATCGCGCGCTCGGTACGTTGCAACGCCTGCACATTGTCTACGCAGGCGTAGTCGTAGCGGCGCAGCAATTCGCCATGCAGCCACTCTTGGTGCGCGTGCGGCGCAAGTTCCAGCTTGTGGATCACAGAGCGTGGCGGCGCTGATACGTTCATGGCGTTGGCCGCTCCGATCCGGTGATAGACCAGCTTGCCGCCGAGGTGGGTGGCATCGACCCAAGCAGCCACTTTCGCGTAATACCGTTCGTCCACTAGCAGCGACAGCGCGAAGCCGTGCAGCAGGCGTTCGATCGCGCCGCTCCATGGCTGCTCGTCCGCGCGCACCTGGATCAGTTCGCCGGCAAACGGCAGCGCAGTCTCTGCCAGACCCACTGCGGCACACAGGCGGCTGCGCAACGCCTGCAAGTGCGCGGGCATGTTCGATGGATGCTTTTCCAGCACGGCGATCTCGGCACGCGCCTTGGCAAAATCCAGCTCGGCCTGCTTCTTCGTCATGCCCAGCTCCAGCATGCGCTGGTCCGCGCTGGCGGCGGCATCCTGGCCGGCGTCGAGCAGGCTGCGCGCCTCGGCGAGCTGTTCGGCGAAACCCTGCGGGGTGGCGGCGAGCGGCCAGTCCAGCTGCCGGCAGGCCGCCTCGGCCACACCGCGGTGGCGCAGGCAAGTCTCGCGTTTCCCCACGACCTCGTCTCGGTCGCGTTGCAGTTGCTCGATCCGCTCGCCGCCCTGTTCGCGGTGGCGCGCCTCCAACTCGCCAAGTTCGCGCTGGTGTTGTTCCAGCGCCTGCTGACGACGGCCTTCCTCGCCTTCGAGGCCACGATCAAGCGTGTCCAGCTCAGTCAGCCTTGCGTCTAGCAGGCGCAGTCGCTGGCGCTCGCGGTAGCCGTCCATGCCGGCCAGGAGTTCGTCCAGTTCGCTCCGCTCACGGCGCACGCCCATCAGGCGGTCGTGCGCCGTGCGTGCTGGCGCCAGGGTTTCGATCTGCTCACGTGCGGTGACCACCGCCTTGTGCGCCTCGTCCAGCTCGGCGAACTCGGCCACCAAGCGGTCGGCCACGGCAAAGGTTTCCGGGCGCTCCAGCATGAAGTCGCGCAGGAAGTGGTTGAGGTCGCCCAGATTTTTCGCCGACTGGGTCTTGTGCAGAAGGCGCAGCGCGGTGTCGTTGCCGATCCCCAGCAGGCGGCGGAAACGCTCGGCGTAGGCACTGAAGCTGTCATGGTGGTACACGTCGCCCAGACGCTGCTTGAGCCGGCGGAGATCAAGATCAAAGCCCTCCAGCTCGGCGGCCAGGTCGAACGACCGCTCGGCGACGATGAAATGCTTCTGCACATCAGTGGCTGTGGAACTGTTGCCGCGCATCCACAACAGCCTCACCAGAGTCACGCAGCGGCCCAGCGCATTCTGATATTCCAGTGCCAACGCCGACCACACGGGACCGCGGCGCAAGTACTGGGTGGCGACCTCGCCGGAATCCTCATCGTGCTGGTCAGCCCAGGCGCCTCGTACGTAGGACACCAGCGAGCGATCGCGCCCGCTCCTTTCGGCCTCGCGCGCGGCGGCATTGAAATCAACCAGCGCGGGCGGCACCAGCAGCGCGGACATCGCATCGAGGAGAGTCGACTTGCCCGAGCCGGAACGGCCCACGAAAAGGAAACCACGCTCGGCGATCGGGACTTCGTGCAGACCGCAAAACGTTCCCCAGTTGAAAACCTGCAGGCGACGCATGCGGAACTGTTCCTCACGCGGCGTGGGTAGGTCGCCCAGGAACAGCGACGCGCTTGTGTCGACCTTGGCCATCAGTCGTCCTCCTCTGGCACAACCTCATCGCCCGGGCGAGGGCCAGCCAGATGTTCGCGATAAACCGCTCCCAGTGCTTGCACGTCCTCGGCGGAAAACAACAGCTTCAGCGTGGGCGACACCTCGTGGCGGCCTTCGCTGCCGCGTATCGGCTGCAGAACGTTGTTCTTTTTCATTTTTTCGATGGCAGCGTTGAGCTTCTTGGTGAAGCCGGCGCGGTCGGTGCCCTGCGGCGGCTCGTACACCCCCAGCTGCGCGTGCAGTTCGTCCACCTCCACCACCGCACGTTGGCCTTGCGCCTCGGCTTCGGCCAGGCGCTGGCGCAGGGACAACAGCAGAACCGAGTCGATGAATGTGAGTGGGCTGGAACGCAGCAGAGTCGGCGCTTCCAGCTCGCCAGTATCGGCCTGGCGCACGAACGCTACGCGTAGGTCGCGATCCAGCACCAGGTCCAGGAACAGCTCGCACAGGCGCGCGCGGAGGGTGGCCTCCTCACGCAACAACACCGGCCACAACAGGGCGTGGCGTTCGGCGTCCAGGCTGGGGCCGGCCAGCAGCTGACACAGCACCCGCCGCGCATCGAACGGCAGACTGCCGCTGTCGCCGGGAAATAGGCCGGCGTCGCTGGCGCGTTCCGATGCTGGGCTGGCCAGGTCCGGCGAGGGCATGTCTTCAGACCAGCTCATCGCGCTTTTCCTTTAGGAAATACAGCAAGGGGATGCGGGCGCGGCGTTCGCTGCCGTCCTCGCCACACCAGCTCACCGGCTCGAAGCGATTGGGCACCCGCATGCCATGACGGCTGCCCAGGGCCACATAGCCGATGACGCTGCCAAGACCCTGTTCGGCGGGATAGTGATGCAAGACGGCGCCAATGGAGCATTGAGCATGATCGCCCAACAGCGCATGCACGTTCTGTTTCAGGGTGCGGAAATCAATTTCGGATTGCCCCACCAGCTCACCCACATTCTCCAGCGTGATCGCCGCACCCTCCGCCCGCACGATGGCACCGTCGACCTGACTGGTACGAGGATCGTTGAGGCGCCATCGCGACAGCGAGTGCAGCCGAGCACTGCTCAGTACCAAGGTGTAGTCGATGCCCTCATTGCTGCGTACCCGGTCGCGCAACTTGAGCGCCTCGGCCTCGGTCTGCTTCAGCAACTGATGCAGGCGGCGTTGCTCCAGGTAGGCGCGGCTCTGCACGAAGCCCTTTAGGTTGCGCGCGAAGTGTTGCAGCACGTCGTGGACGTGGCCGCCGCGATCGAGCAGGGTGTGTGTTAGGTGCAGCAGGAAGCTACGCTCGCGCCGATCCAGTTTGCCCGCGAATTCGCGGCCGGTCACGGCATCCACCGCCGCTTCGAGCTGGCCGCTCTGCTCAGCGTCGGTGAGCAGGCGCCAGAATGCATCGAAGCTGCGGCCCGATTCGCTTTCGGCGATCAAGTCGACGCCGGCGAAGAGTGCCTCCAACAGCTCACCGCGCTGGCGCTCGTCCTCAATGATGCGCTCGCGAAAGTCGCGGTCCAGCTGCTGGAAATCGTCCCGCACGTGGCGGAAGTCCTCGGCCAGCTCGTCCGCCAGCGCAATGATCTCGCGCGCCCGCTCCAGCGCACGGGTATCGTCGAGCACCTCGATCCGGCCCTCGGTGACCTCGGCTATTTGCGCGTCAACACGCTCGCGCTCGGCTCGCAGTTCGGCTAGCCGGCTATGCGGGTCGCCGTCGGTCTGCCGGGCCAGTTGCACCAGTTGCTGGATGACCAGCGCGAGCCGGCTTTCGGTCGCCACGCTACGGCTGCTGTCCAGGCTGCCCAGAAAGCGCAGCGCGCCGATCGCCTGGGTAGACAGCTCGTACTGTTCCTCGCTGGCGCCTTCCGGAAAGCGGCGCTCCAGCCATCCGGACGCTAGCCATTCGGCCACGTAGGCCTGCGCGTGGCGCGGCACGGCATGACCATGCGCACGCAGCTCCTCCAGCTCGCGCGCCAACCGCTCGTGCAGGAGGGACGCCGGGACTTGGCGCTCAGCGTCGAGCAGTAACCCCTGCAGCAGCGCGGCGATCAGCGGCGCGTTGTCCGCCGCCAGCAGCTTCCAGGTGGGTTGCTGGCGTAGGCGTTGCCAGGCAGCAATGCGGGCGTGGGGTTTCACGGGGGGGGGCGATGCGCCTGGCCTGGAAAGCCACGAGTGTAGCTTTGCTGTGGTCTCATCTCGCGCGATAGCGTTGGCCCTGGCGCTATGGGATCAACGAGAATGTGGTTAGCCCGGGGACGGGTTCGTACACCACGCAACCCTAACCATTTCGCCTTATCGGCCCGGCTTTACTCCACTAGTGTCCCGGTGCGAAGGAAAGCAGCCCTAGCTTGCGAGGTACCGCCACCCCGAGTCACCATGGCCCGCTGGCATCAGCCGATGGGGGTATCCGTGCGCCACCAAAAAGTCCTCGACAAGGTCCTCAATGGCTCGTTCTCACGTGCTGACCTCGCTCGCCTGCGGGTGAACGCACTTGAGCTCGTACGCAAGGGCGACGGTGAAGCGCAAGCCGTTGTGGACGCCATCATGAGCGCGTGCCCATCGGATACGCGCGTGGTCTTTATGGGCTTTTGCCCCGGTGCGGACTTCAACAACCGGCTGGACATCGAGTGGAAGGCGAAGGGCGTGTGCACCTTCAGCTTCCTCGACAGCGACCAGCAAGTCGCGCGCTTCAATGAGATCTGTACGGGTGACCTGATCGTTCTGAAGAAGCGCCATGTGTTTGGGAAAACGATGCGCCTCTTCGGCCACGGGCGGGTCAGCAGCATCGCTTTCGATGAGAACGGCAAGCGCTACTTGAACATGAGGTGGTCGGCACAGGACGAAGAAATCGAAGTCCCGCTGATGGCCGCCAACTCCACGGTCGATATCAGGTCCATGGAGCAGGTCGAGGCTGATATGCCGGACGAATTCTTCAAATGGCTGGCTACGCCCGAGTTCAGCTGACGACGTTCCCCATGAGCGTCCTCAACCGAGCGGCTCGAGCGCTGGCAGAACATCCTGATAGGCCTCATTGAGTGCCAAGAGGACCTTGTGAACCTCAGCGTCTTCGGCAAGAGCCGACAAGACTGCCAGGGTAAGAACGGCAAGGGCGGTGGAGTTCATCAAGATTCCCCGCAGAAGCGCGACGGGGTATCCCTCGCGCTGTCGCGTCAATGGGTGGATGCCTCCATGAACGAACGAGTTCAGCCCCTCTCCTAGACGCACACGGGCCCGCCCCAACAAGGCGGCCGCTCCCCAAGGGCCTGTCTTGTCAATTGCTTGCAGCATGGCGGAACGCCCGGGAGCTTCTTGGCGGCCTGCTGACTCTCCATGGACAGAGGTGCCAGTAGCCGCGCCAGTTCGGAATCGCTTGCCGAGTGGGCTACCCACACCGCCCGCACCAACGCCTCGTACTGGAGCCGGACCAAAGCAATCCCGGAAGCCGGCAAGGCACTCAGAAGCGCCTGGACGGCACAGCCGTGTTCGAGGGAAAGAGAAGCAAATTCTTCCGCTACCCGTTGCCGAGGGTCCTGAAATGAAGCCACCGCATTCCAGGTCTCCCTGACCAAGCTGACCAGCTCGGAGGACCGCCTTAGAGCCGCGTCTAAGCCAACAGGTTCGCGCTCGCCGTCCATGCAGCGTCTGTCCTCTGGTGTACACACGACCTCGGGGGCCGAGCTCCGAACACACGGCCTCGGCCATCTCTCGTGGGAGCCATTGGGGCCCTAGGTCCAACTTAACCCACGCGAGGCTGCGCGCTAAGGGGCACTCGGGAAGGTGGAAACTACCCCATCATGCAGCACACTTTTGGCTCGGCGTGCCTCGCTGGCTGACGCGGGTACGATAGCTCGCCCGCGCCACGCGCGGTTGCCGGGTTGGTTCGGTACAGGGGTATGCGTGAACAAGGTCGAGTCGCATGTTGAGTTAGAGGAACTAGCGCCGCTGCTCCAAGCGTGGACGAGGATTGCCCAGAAGGACGTCCGTGTGGCGCCCGGGGTAACGAACCCTTGGTGGATCGACCACCAATCATGTTTGCGTTCGATCGCTCAGGCCGCCCAAGACTCGTGGTGGATGGTGTCGATGCCAACGGACGATGCGGAGTCTGCTTGGGATCTGCGGCTTAAGCACGGGCAGCGGACGCTGCTCTTTCGTGTGGTGTGCGCGCTTCAGCCTCTCGAAGAGGCTGATGTGGCACGGACCTTGAGGGATGCGCAAGCAGTGGCCGACGAGGACCTTAGCGGCATGGTGGATCGCGATGGTTGCGAGCGGCTCGCTGTCACCGTTGTTGCCCCAATTGCGGACGCGGGGGCAAATGACGATCGGGTCGACGGCCTGCTTAGCCGATGGCTGGAGCAGGAGCCTTTCCACTTGGCTGATCTCGCGCCATGGGCTTTCGCCTACGTGTCGTTGGCAAACGCTCCTCTTCGCCGAAACCAAGCAGGTACTGCGTTTCCAGGTCTTGCGTTAGTGATACGCAAGGCCAGCGTATGAGTCAGGCAACCGTTCCGGCTTCAAAGAGAGTGCCTTCCTTTTCGCCATCGTAGGCGCGGAGGCTGGCAACTACAAACGTTGCTGTGCGCTGGTCCGGATCGGACCAGCCACCGCGAAAAAGGAGCCGCGGTCAGGCTGCCGTTGTGCTGTTTCCCAATGGGAAGCTCTGATTGCGCCACTCTGGTCCGGAACCACCACCGGTGCAGCAATTCCGCAGGCGCTCATGGCGATGTGCACTCGTGGCCTTTGGCCGGGCCGCCGCAACATCGGCGGGCGTCAAATCGTTTCCCGTCCGGAAACCACGAACGCCGCTGTACGCTGGTCCGGATCGGACCACCCGCCGGGAAAGGGGGCGTTGCCCTAGTGCCGATCCCCGGTTGGAAAACCATGATCACGCTACATCACGGTCCGATCGGACCATCGCTGGTGCAACAATCTGGATGCGCTCATGACGTTTGGGCATTCCTCGACGTTCACCCGCCTTTGAGGGGCACATCGGTTCGGAGTCCAACTCCCCATCCGAACGAGCTTGAGAAGCCAGCGATCCGCGGGCGTTCATGGCGATAACCACTCGTGCCTTAGAACGCGGCCACCGCAAGATCGGCGGGCGTCAGTCCTGATCGTTTCCCGAATCGGAAAACCACGAACCTCGCTATGCGCTGGTCCAAATCGGACCACCCGCCGATGGGCCTTAGCTTTGGTGCGACGCCATGGGCAGATCGTCGTGCGACGACTGTGCGTGGTGGTGCTTCAGCCGAACCGACTCAGTGACCTGATACATCCAGGCAAGCAGGGTAGTAACGGGCGCGAAGTACAGGCGCGGGGTCTCTCGAATCCCTTGCAGACTTCCGTCCACAGCGGCCTTGAGATACGTGTTCATCGAAAGAACTCCTTCTCTGGCAGAGGTTAGCAAAAACCAGAGGTACAGCACGAAGTCAATAGACTTTACGGCCGCTTCCGTGTACTGGAGGTCGGCCCACATCCGACCTGATCTTTTCCAGAATCGGGAAACCACGAACCCCGCTGTACGCTGGTCCGGATCGGACCACCGCACCCTGATCCGATCGGGCCACTTCTGGTGCAACAATCGGGAGGCGCTCATGACGCTGGAGCACTCCGCGACATGTTGATTGTGCCCGAGGCACACAGCACCTGTGCCGAATGCCGCCTGGACCTGGGACCGATAAGTTCTGCCAGATTCTCGAACGCCTTCCCTGTTACTCAAGTAACGGATCAGACGTAGCGTCAATCTAGGACGCCTCGGTGTCAGTGCTAAGGAGGTTTGAGCCGAAATGCTTAGCCTCCATACGTGCAAGAAGGCGCACTGTGCTGGCTTTGGGAAAGTGCCTTAGCAACCGCGAGGCTTCCTGACGGATGGCAGGCGGCACCAAGGGATCTGTGGCCAACTCCTTGAGAAAGGCGCCGGCTTGCAGCAGGCTCCTGGTACGTTCGTCGGGTGTAGTCATCGAATCTTCTTTGCTGTCACGCATTCATCAAGGCTTGCGCTGTGGCAGCCGATTGGGAGGGTGAAAAACTCCCATCTTGCAGATCTCCAACTGCGCGAGCCATCAAACGAGAGCTTGGTCTTCCGAGAGCTTAAGAGGCCTACCCCCGCGGAGCTGCGGACGCCTCCTGCCGGGGCTGAACGCGACCCGCCAGCCAGTGTTTGGAACCAAAGACGCCAGTCAGCAACGCCGGGAGAAAGAGGTCGACGCCACACACTGGCCAGTGGAGTGCGAGCCCAGCGGGGCTTATTTCAATCTCTTCCAAGGCATCAGGCGAAGCGTCGACCAAGCCTCCGACCAGATCGCGCGGAAGTTCGATCTGGACGCCAGTGTTCAACTTGATCACGACACGGTCTTGTTGACGCTCATAGCGGGCTTCAACAGCGTGACCATATTCCCGCAGCGTTCGTAGGTTGCCCTCTGCCCGCTCGATCTGCCGTCGGAGGACTCCGGATGATCCATCCCAGCCACGTCGCCGCGTTCGGCTATCGAGCACAACTAAGCCAACTGCCGTGAGGCCTATGACGGCGACGAATATGTAAAAGGCCATTTCTACGGCTTCCGTCGGTAGCAAAACTTACGAGTGATGTGACGATCCAACCTGATCGCGCGCGAAGAAGCACTGCCTTGGTGGCGCTTGACAGCTTGCCAGCGGGGTTGAGCACTCGCCTTTAGCGTCGTCCATATCGTGCCCACCGTTCTGCCCCGCGGCCAGCTGCTCAGCGACGGGGCACCCCATCGAAAATGTCTGACACAGATACACCCGCACCGGATGGCTCTGAAACGCTTCGGTGTGCGTCGATTCGCCGGACATCCTTGCCTTCGTCGAACAAGCTCACGTGTAGCCGCGCGACGGCGCGATTGAGAGCTTCCTGGACTGACACACCGAGCTTGTCCGCGCACTGCACGAGGAGCGTCATGTGCGCACAAGGAAGGATCTTCTGGATCTCGTGTTCCTGATTCATGAGCGCCACTTCCTAGAAGACGCCGTGCTGGGCCCGAGCCAATGCTCGGTGGAGATGTTGTGCGCCATCGACTGAGCGAGCCAGGTCCGCGGCTGTGGTCGGCGCACGGTCGCTGTACCACGCGATCTTCGCAGTCATCCACGCCACCG
Protein-coding regions in this window:
- a CDS encoding DUF2442 domain-containing protein — its product is MAFYIFVAVIGLTAVGLVVLDSRTRRRGWDGSSGVLRRQIERAEGNLRTLREYGHAVEARYERQQDRVVIKLNTGVQIELPRDLVGGLVDASPDALEEIEISPAGLALHWPVCGVDLFLPALLTGVFGSKHWLAGRVQPRQEASAAPRG
- a CDS encoding ATP-binding protein, giving the protein MAKVDTSASLFLGDLPTPREEQFRMRRLQVFNWGTFCGLHEVPIAERGFLFVGRSGSGKSTLLDAMSALLVPPALVDFNAAAREAERSGRDRSLVSYVRGAWADQHDEDSGEVATQYLRRGPVWSALALEYQNALGRCVTLVRLLWMRGNSSTATDVQKHFIVAERSFDLAAELEGFDLDLRRLKQRLGDVYHHDSFSAYAERFRRLLGIGNDTALRLLHKTQSAKNLGDLNHFLRDFMLERPETFAVADRLVAEFAELDEAHKAVVTAREQIETLAPARTAHDRLMGVRRERSELDELLAGMDGYRERQRLRLLDARLTELDTLDRGLEGEEGRRQQALEQHQRELGELEARHREQGGERIEQLQRDRDEVVGKRETCLRHRGVAEAACRQLDWPLAATPQGFAEQLAEARSLLDAGQDAAASADQRMLELGMTKKQAELDFAKARAEIAVLEKHPSNMPAHLQALRSRLCAAVGLAETALPFAGELIQVRADEQPWSGAIERLLHGFALSLLVDERYYAKVAAWVDATHLGGKLVYHRIGAANAMNVSAPPRSVIHKLELAPHAHQEWLHGELLRRYDYACVDNVQALQRTERAITAQGQIKHGRSRHEKDDRHAVDDRRQWALGFDNRAKLALYKAEAGTLARQIANADHEIALVNAERKQQTSHAAAAQSLANLRWSDIDVAPLLTRLDTIEAALNELREGNTALRDLGKRIEVAEKQAADAKRLLDDVRDQRRDHQREHGRLDKERARCAEDVVAKPLTPLQQQGLDTRCQAGTPLTLGNLAERTLEMERALNQSIGTLEAEAAEHTHHIVTCFETFRRRWAQDAGDVQANLESAADFFSRLDRLERDGLPAHEARFFEMLRTQSGQNLVALQQYIKQAHTAIRARLEDVNASLETVPFNRGSILQIKPEDRRLPEVVEFRQQLATVLGNQKTDDHERAEAQFEGLRKLVARLASTDPEHKRWREQVLDVRLHVEFIGEELDAQSGRQLEVYRSGAGKSGGQRQKLATTCLAAALRYQLGDDDGGLPQYAAVVLDEAFDKADNEFTAMAMRIFENFGFQMIVATPLKSVMTLEPFIGGACFVEIDGRHDSRLLMIEYDPESQRLNLPRVARESADAES
- a CDS encoding DUF4194 domain-containing protein — translated: MSWSEDMPSPDLASPASERASDAGLFPGDSGSLPFDARRVLCQLLAGPSLDAERHALLWPVLLREEATLRARLCELFLDLVLDRDLRVAFVRQADTGELEAPTLLRSSPLTFIDSVLLLSLRQRLAEAEAQGQRAVVEVDELHAQLGVYEPPQGTDRAGFTKKLNAAIEKMKKNNVLQPIRGSEGRHEVSPTLKLLFSAEDVQALGAVYREHLAGPRPGDEVVPEEDD
- a CDS encoding BPSL0761 family protein: MRDSKEDSMTTPDERTRSLLQAGAFLKELATDPLVPPAIRQEASRLLRHFPKASTVRLLARMEAKHFGSNLLSTDTEAS
- a CDS encoding Wadjet anti-phage system protein JetD domain-containing protein — translated: MRNPEQALEQLRAVWCRRAGEWLGGAGTWPLRIPLRAPGEQQAGAAWSDFERWRGLWRQWGGGGDVRWIERRWPLFGTQSLPDVWLLHGADMVASILGEGERWERAETRFGILASRWPALVLRLRRQFDLLADMGGDDYRRLIDMLTWLLAHPQSGLFLRQLPVVGVDSKWLESHLGIIGEWLRLLHPSAEAQTDFWVLSGLRRDADRLRLRILDPGLRACVGGLGDIHAPWQQLAALPWPVRRVFIVENKQTGLAFQDLPDAVVLMARGYAVEQLAALPWVRQAQAVYYWGDIDTHGLAILGRLRSHLPQVHSLMMDEATLQAHRELCVTEPDPHRATEIEHLHAHEQAVYHGLTTGRWGVRLRLEQERINWDYVWSRLLALRE
- a CDS encoding DUF3375 domain-containing protein gives rise to the protein MKPHARIAAWQRLRQQPTWKLLAADNAPLIAALLQGLLLDAERQVPASLLHERLARELEELRAHGHAVPRHAQAYVAEWLASGWLERRFPEGASEEQYELSTQAIGALRFLGSLDSSRSVATESRLALVIQQLVQLARQTDGDPHSRLAELRAERERVDAQIAEVTEGRIEVLDDTRALERAREIIALADELAEDFRHVRDDFQQLDRDFRERIIEDERQRGELLEALFAGVDLIAESESGRSFDAFWRLLTDAEQSGQLEAAVDAVTGREFAGKLDRRERSFLLHLTHTLLDRGGHVHDVLQHFARNLKGFVQSRAYLEQRRLHQLLKQTEAEALKLRDRVRSNEGIDYTLVLSSARLHSLSRWRLNDPRTSQVDGAIVRAEGAAITLENVGELVGQSEIDFRTLKQNVHALLGDHAQCSIGAVLHHYPAEQGLGSVIGYVALGSRHGMRVPNRFEPVSWCGEDGSERRARIPLLYFLKEKRDELV